The Synechococcus sp. BL107 nucleotide sequence AGTCCGAAGGGGGCAGCTCAATTTGAGCTTTCATCCGCTCCAAGGTGGTGTTCATCTGTTCGAACATCTGCTCGGGTGTAATGCCGAATTGCCCTAACTGGCTCCGAAGCTGCTCCACCGTGAGCTTCGCCTGGAAATCTTCCGACAACTCGAACCGCTTCATGAACACGCGATAGCGCCC carries:
- a CDS encoding DUF1825 family protein — encoded protein: MAFFDSDIVQDEAKRLFGDYQQLMQLGSEYGKFDREGKKKFIETMEELMGRYRVFMKRFELSEDFQAKLTVEQLRSQLGQFGITPEQMFEQMNTTLERMKAQIELPPSD